From Gemmatimonadaceae bacterium:
GCGCTTCTCGAGAGCGCCGGCGTCGCCCCCGATTCCGCGGCGCGCCTCCTGTCGGTGCTCGCCCGCGCACACGTGCCGGTCTCACTCAGCCGGATTCCGAGCGGCGTCGTGGACAACGACGTCTCGTTCATCGGGCGCGTCGATCACGCGCCCTACGACTGGATCACGCTGCAGTACAATCCGGTGTCGTACGGACTGCAGGGCTACGCGCGATGGCATCGCATCGACGGACAGGGACTGAGCCCCATTGCCACACCGGCGCATTCGGGATCGACGACACAGCAGATCGGCTCACTTACCGGATTCTACAGCGCGCTCTTCTCCAACGCGTATCTGGCCGACGTGCGCTCCGGTGTGACGATCATCCACAGCGCGGCCGATCCGTATCTCACGCTTCCCGATGGCCGAGTGATTGTCGCCTCGGCGCTTCCGGATTCGACCGGCGGGTTGTCGACGCTCGCCTTCGGCGGCAACTCGGGAATGACGACGACGCAACGCACGGTCCGCTGGGAGTCGCTGGCCGATCTACAGTTGTATCCGCCGGGGCAGACCGCGCATCGCGTCAAGGTGTCAGCCGATCTCAGACTCGACAGGTACGCGCAGAACCTCATCGGCAACCGCTTCGGCACGTTCACCTTCAATTCGCTGGCCGACGTCGCCGCGAACCAACCGTCGTCGTTCACGCGAACGCTCACCGCCCCGCAGACGAGCGGTGGCGAATGGAACGCGTTCGCTGCCATTGGAGATCTCTGGCGAGTAAACCCTCAATGGCAGCTGATGTACGGTGTGCGCGCCGACGCGAATGCGTTCACCGCTCGGCCGGAGGCCAATGCGGCCCTCGCCGCCGCGCTGCACGTACGCAACGACATTGCCCCAAACGGGGCGGCGCTCAGCCCGCGTCTGGGCTTCACGTGGCAGGACGGCAACGGCAAAATCCTCCGTGGCGGAGTCGGGCAATTCCGTGGTCTGCCCGACGCTTCGTTGCTCAGCCTTCCAACGGCGACGACCGGGCTCGCGGGCGGCGTCCTGAAGATCTCGTGCATCGGACCCGCGGTGCCGCTCGTCGATTGGAGCGCGTTCGCCGCGAGTAGTACCGCGATTCCGTCCCAGTGTTCCAGCTCGAGCGGCGTCTTCACCGATGCATCGCCGAACGTGCAATACGTCGATCCCTCCTTTCAACCGCCGCGCAGTTGGCGATCCAACCTCGGGTATCAGTCGAGCGTTCTCAGAAACGTCTTCACGCTCGAGTGGGTGGGATCGCTCAATCTGAATCAGCCGGGCACGTTCGATCGCAATTTCAGCGATGCCACCGCGTTCACGCTGCCCGTCGAGCAGCGGCCGGTTTTCGTCGCACCCTCGTCGATCGTACCGGGAAGCGGTCAGACGTCGCCGACGAACGCCCGAAGCTCCGCCCAGTTCGGCCGAGTGGTCGACGTCGTGTCCGACCTGCGCTCGGCCAGCCAGCAGGGAATCCTGACCGTGCGCCCGCATCTGCCGGGCAGCTGGCTTCCTTATTTCGGCGACGTCGTGTTTGGCTACATGCTCTCCGACATCCGCGCACAACAGCGCGGCTTCGACGGGGCGAGCGGCACCGACCCGGCGGTCCGTGAGTGGGGACGCGGTGATCTCGATGCCCGACACCAATTCACGGTGCAGCTCGTCTACCGTCCACTCGGCAATCAGAAAATTATAACATACGTGGTTGGACGGGCGCAGTCCGGCCTTCCCTTCACTCCCTTGGTCGGCGGCGACGTCAACGGCGACGGACTCGCCAACGATCGCGCGTTCATCTTCCGTCCCGCCGGCGCGGACACCACGGGCCGCGGCATTGCATCGTTGTTGGCCGCGTCGCCGGCGCGTGTGCGCGACTGCTTGACCGCGCAACTCGGACACATTGCCGCCCGCAACAGTTGCGAAGGTGGCTGGACGGAAACCTTGAATCTCGGCGTGCGCTTGAGTGGCCAGACATTGCTGCACACTCCGCGCATGGATGTGACGCTGAATCTCGCCAATCCGCTCGGCGGCGTCGATCAACTCTTGCATGGGTCGAATCACCTCCGTGGTTGGGGCGCGCCGTCGACTCCGGACCCGACGTTGCTCACCGTGCGCGGGTTCGATCCGCGGACGAATCGCTTCATCTATTCGGTGAACCCGCGCTTCGGCTCGACGTCGCCGGCGCTTGGCGCGCTACGCGCACCCTTTCGCGTCACACTCGACGTTCAGTTCGATCTCGCACCGCCGATGGCCAAGCAGCAGCTCGACCGCTGGCTGCGGCCCGGACGAGCCGGCCATGAAGGGACCAGGATCTCGGCGGCAGATTTGCTGCGCCGCTATCAGCGCACGGTTCCCGATCCGTACGCAGAGCTCCTTTCGCAATCGGATTCGCTGCTCCTGTCGCCGGAAACGGTGACGCGTCTTCAGGCGGCGCAGACGGCGTATCGATCCCGGGTCGACGGCCTGTGGAGGACGCTCACCACCTATCTCGCGTCGCTCCCCGACGCGTACGACGCCGACGTCGTCGCGCGTCATACCGACGATGTCATCGACGATGTCTGGGAGGCGACGCGGCTGGCCGTGCGGCGCGACTTCGACGCCATTCTCGCGCCGGCGCAACTTTCACTCCTCACCGGCTGGTCCGGTGTGCTCTACCGGTCGCGCGACCGGGTGCATTTCCGTTTGTCGCCGCGCGGCGGCTGACTCCCCATTAACGCATCGGTTGACAACACATGTATAACACTTCTGATATACGCCGCACTGTCGCGGCCCTGGCCGGACTAGCGCTGTGTCTTGTCTTTCCCACAGTCGCGCGCTCACAGACCATCAGCCGAGCGACGATCAACGGCGAGTGGACGGGTACACTGGTGCTGGATAACAGCCAGCCGTCGGTCTCCATGGTCTTCCAGCTGACGGACAGCACACTCGCCGGCAAGGTCTACAACGATGGGGCGCTGATGGGTCCCATGGAGCAGATGAGCATCACGGGCAACGTGATTCACTTCAAGGTCGGCCGCTTCGACTTCACCGGCACCGTAGCCGGCACGCGCATGGCGGTGAGCCTCATCGTGTACAACGGCACGACGCGCAAGTTCACCGCGATCAAGTCACCGGGGGCGCCAAGGGACACCGGACTGAAACAGTCATGATGTTAGCGAGCGCGCGCATCATTCAGCGCCCGTGGTCGCCGCGAAGAGCGCGTAGAGATCGTCGAAGAGTTGCGCGCCACGCGACAATCGGGTGTCATCGTCATCGTGCGCCGCCGCGACGCCCGACAACACGCGTTCGATGCCCGCCGCATCCTCGCGGCCGAACTTCTCGTCCTTGAGATCGATGTCGTGGACGATTTCGCCGATCGCCTGCAGCGCGGGATCGGTCAACGCGAAGCGGTCGAGCAGCGTCTCGAACGTGCAGCGATCGCCGACATGCGTGAACTCGCCTCCGACCATGTCGAAGCGAACTTCATTCGCCTGGCGGCGTGCTTTCGTGTGGGCAACGAACCTGAAGCGCGCGTCGCGATCGATGAACCGGCGAATGAGCCACGCGCTCGCGATGCGGTCGACGAAGACGCCGGTTCGCGTCACCCACACGCGGCCGCGGTACTCGGTCTTCGAGGCGGGCGGCGAAGCGTTGGAGCGGTCGTCGGGCTCCGCCTGATCGGCAAGCGCTTGCAGCGCATCGGCGGCCATCGCGCGGCCTGGCGCATGGCAGAAGTCGATCGCCATCACCGCGCTGAATCGCTTGCGCAGACGGGCAAGCTCATCGTCCGCCCCGCCCCGCCTGGCCCCGTCT
This genomic window contains:
- a CDS encoding chromate resistance protein ChrB domain-containing protein; translation: MNAPGGDAAAERTWLLLFHQIPPKPDYLRVKIGRRLQRIGAVPVKNSVYVLPDRGESLEDFQWVRAEVIDGGGDASICRAAFVDGLTNEQIEHLFRSARDAEYSEIARAARDGARRGGADDELARLRKRFSAVMAIDFCHAPGRAMAADALQALADQAEPDDRSNASPPASKTEYRGRVWVTRTGVFVDRIASAWLIRRFIDRDARFRFVAHTKARRQANEVRFDMVGGEFTHVGDRCTFETLLDRFALTDPALQAIGEIVHDIDLKDEKFGREDAAGIERVLSGVAAAHDDDDTRLSRGAQLFDDLYALFAATTGAE
- a CDS encoding carboxypeptidase regulatory-like domain-containing protein, with product MRKVLQAVLLLSAAQFAPLGAQQPPAPRHDIVQGRVVNDSGVPVRGADAIVTQISDAASQSAQTDARGAYRTDWPRGTGDYLVVVTANGYQRFAAHAARGADSVIVADARLARAVQQLPTVVSRATRPVPDRDPASFDAGGSSSSTNAQNADRRLAPDQAGDLAAIAGLMPGILSTAGGISVAGLAPSQNSITLGGLAFAGSSIPRDAITRVRVQASSYDPSIGWFSGALTAADLAIGDQFTNRSGHFTADAPALQYNDPISARLGQRFTNFNASLGGNGQLVDDRWAYNYGVQGGQKASALSAALTDAGSALLESAGVAPDSAARLLSVLARAHVPVSLSRIPSGVVDNDVSFIGRVDHAPYDWITLQYNPVSYGLQGYARWHRIDGQGLSPIATPAHSGSTTQQIGSLTGFYSALFSNAYLADVRSGVTIIHSAADPYLTLPDGRVIVASALPDSTGGLSTLAFGGNSGMTTTQRTVRWESLADLQLYPPGQTAHRVKVSADLRLDRYAQNLIGNRFGTFTFNSLADVAANQPSSFTRTLTAPQTSGGEWNAFAAIGDLWRVNPQWQLMYGVRADANAFTARPEANAALAAALHVRNDIAPNGAALSPRLGFTWQDGNGKILRGGVGQFRGLPDASLLSLPTATTGLAGGVLKISCIGPAVPLVDWSAFAASSTAIPSQCSSSSGVFTDASPNVQYVDPSFQPPRSWRSNLGYQSSVLRNVFTLEWVGSLNLNQPGTFDRNFSDATAFTLPVEQRPVFVAPSSIVPGSGQTSPTNARSSAQFGRVVDVVSDLRSASQQGILTVRPHLPGSWLPYFGDVVFGYMLSDIRAQQRGFDGASGTDPAVREWGRGDLDARHQFTVQLVYRPLGNQKIITYVVGRAQSGLPFTPLVGGDVNGDGLANDRAFIFRPAGADTTGRGIASLLAASPARVRDCLTAQLGHIAARNSCEGGWTETLNLGVRLSGQTLLHTPRMDVTLNLANPLGGVDQLLHGSNHLRGWGAPSTPDPTLLTVRGFDPRTNRFIYSVNPRFGSTSPALGALRAPFRVTLDVQFDLAPPMAKQQLDRWLRPGRAGHEGTRISAADLLRRYQRTVPDPYAELLSQSDSLLLSPETVTRLQAAQTAYRSRVDGLWRTLTTYLASLPDAYDADVVARHTDDVIDDVWEATRLAVRRDFDAILAPAQLSLLTGWSGVLYRSRDRVHFRLSPRGG